TAATTATATCTTCCTCACGTATGCCGCTTTCCATTAACATGGATTTATACTCTTCCAAAATTTTTGTTTTTTCTTTAACCGCTGATTTTATAAACTCATTACATTCCAAATCACAGACAAAGTCATCGTCATCAAATAAATTGACAAGGTTATACAATATAAAGGTAAAGCCTGAAACTCCTCTGAACATTTCGCAGATAAAAGACACGGCACGCTTTGAGCTGATGCTCTCGTCAACGGCAATTAAAATCCGCCGCCGCCCCGCAAAATGTAATAATCTCTCTTTGTCGCCTATACATTCCATCGCTAAATATATTATACCTTTTTTTTATGGATTAAGTTTTGCACCGGCCTCAAGCAAATCACTGAGAAACTCACCGGTTGTCTCATAAAATACCTCGGCTCCCTTTGAAAAATGCAAAAGTATGTAATTCAGCTCATCTGCAATGTAAGGATAGATTTTCTTCAGATTGGCAACCCTGTTTTGAATAACCACATTAAGGTCATCATCAGTCAGGCTCTCAAATGCCGGATGCTGCCGGTTACTTAACTGCTGAATTGTGACATCCCCTCCACCGGTTAGAAACACCAGAATGTTACCAAGGCCAAAGAGGTCAAATCCAAATCTGCTTTCACTGTTTGTGTATGTGTAGTCAAAGTCAATCCATCTCGCAATGCCGGTCTCACTGTCCATTATCACGTGGTCACGCCTTATATCGCCGTGTTTTTCCCCGCTGTTATGCAAAAACTCTATCGCCCGTACCAACTCTATATACTCGTTAAGGATAGCTTTAAATTTCGTAAAATAGTATTCTTCATGATTTTTGCTCTGTCTGACCACGTAATCCGCCAGATTCATTCCCTTTATATAATCTATCACTCTGATGGTATTACCGGCTTTATCATGGATTCCAAAGCCGTGCATAAAACGTTCATGGTTACTTACTTTTTCCAAAACTCTGGCCTCTTTTTTCGGGCTCCTTATGCATTTAAACAAGAGCCCTCCGATGTTAGCCATGTAATCCTCATGAAAAACCATTTTTATAATCTTTGTCTTTCCGTCTATAAGGTCTATCGCATTTCTGACCCAAAACTTGGGCTCATCATCTATACCAAAGCGCCCCTCCTTTTGATTACCTCGTATTAAGTATAGTCTGTCCCCTAAAATTACAACATTATCGTATGCTACTGCAAAAAAATCGCTTAGGTCCTCGATTATTTCAGGTGCTTTGATGACACCTGTCATACCGGTATAAAACCTTATCAACTCTTTTAATCTGTCTTGATTAATATCCTTTGTTATATTTCCCATAATTGTAGTTATTGCCCTTATTTCAAAGTATTACCATCTTATGTTGATTTTAACACAGAACAGGGTACTTTTACTTAGTGAGCATATCAAAGCCGTATGTGTAAGCGGCCATGATTAAAATAAATAAAAATACAAATTTATAAATTTGCTTCTTTTCTATCTCTTTGTACGTTACCCTGAGCTTAAGGAGGTTATCCCATGAGGCTGTTCCCGTAGATTTTAATAGTTTATACTCCTTTGCCATAAAATAAAAACAAATAAAAGGAACTCCAAAAGTAAATCCATAAACATACACCCTGAATTCCCTGCTGAGTGCCTCACTGAATGTCAAATTTTTTCCTTTTGCATTTAACAGTCCTATGCCAAGCAGGTACTTGCCTGCTGTTGTGCCGGTAGCTGCTAAGATAACAGATTCCATGATTGTGATAGTCAACACGGTAAAAAAAAACTGCCCGATATAGCTCTCGAGAAACGTGTTTTTTATTATTGCACCGGCTATAAACCCACAGGGCATACTTAAGCTGTACATATCAAACACCCTTGCCAGAAGCCTTGCCCATTGGCGCTCTAAGACATAGATGTCAGCCCGTTTTGCCGCTTTGACAGTGGTTTTGCCTGATTCCCCGGATTCAGCTGTCTTTTTTTCTTTGTGCTCTGTGGCACTGCCGTCTTTCTGAGCATATGCCTTAGGATGCAGTGATTCCTCATCTGTGGTGGTCTCAATTTTCTTGTAGTCTTTTAGGCAGTGATATGCCTCGTTTATTTCGCTGAGTTTATCGTTTGCCTTTTTTTGAAGTTTAGGGTCATGTACAAACCTATCCGGATGCCATACCTTTACAAGGTCCTTATAGGCTTCTTTTATTTCATCCGGGCCTGCATTGGCATCCAGCCCCAGCACCTCAAGTGATCTGTTAATATTATTTACTTCCATCGCTTTGTATCTGTATTTTATATGTTTTCAGCATTAAAACAAAATACCCGCAAGCTTTATATCAAACACAGGCTAAAAGAAATAATCATACCGAGTTGCAGTCGGAATTAAACAATCTATAAATATAATATCATGCAAAAACAATGAGATCGCAAGAAAAATATTAATGAAAATAGTGCGAAAACCGATTTTTGCAACTGTCTCAACTTGGTATTAGTAGTTTGCTTTGCTTGAGGGAATGCAATAAAAGTTGTGATGTGTATTTTTTATAACAAAAAAATACCTTTTAGTAAATTGGGTAAGATCCAGTTCGGTATATTTTTCAATTTTAATACCAACGTATTCATATTGTACGTTTGGAGTGTAGAGTTTAATTGATAAAGGCTCGGCTTCAGCCGTTTTACTAAATTTTGACCAATCCGCTTTATTTACAAATAAATAAACAGCTAAATCATGCCTTGGTAAAACCGGCAAAAAACCTGTGTTTTTTACTTTTCTGAATTTATCCTGATATTCCGGCTGAGTAAAAACCTCCTTATCCGCTGTGATAACCGATTGGGGATCAAAATAATATGGCAGTGCAGCCCGTTTATCCCCTAAAGCATTCACAACATCTATTACCAGGGCATCTTTTAATATTTCGTTAAAATCAATAATCTTCACATAAAGCATGTCTGTCCATACCGGCCTTGCTTTAGCTACATAACCTATATGTCTCAAATTCAGATTCACTCCCGGAAATACAAATTTTGCAGCATTTTTTTTCCAATTATAATTTTGCGTGCTGCCTGCCGCTTCCTCTAAGGCCTCCTTTGTCAGGCTTATGCTGTAACTGTTTACCATTGGCTCGCTAAAATAGTACTCATATGGACTGTTACAATACACCTGAGTGAAAAGAATTTTCCATCCATAGGTGTTATAGTTGGCGTTTATCCTTACCGGCATCTCCCTGCAATGTAAAATGTTAATATAAAACAGAAATGCAAAAAGACAGAGAAAAACAGTTGAAAATACCCTCTTAAACCTCACAAGCCGCAATGTTATAAAGAGAAAGAGAAAAATGCTTAAAAAGTTGGCAAAAACCTCCACCCACAGATAATCTCTTAAAATAAAGCGTGTACCCATAAAAATATGTATGTAACAAAAAAAACAAACTGATAACAGTAAAACAAATTCTCTCCATTGAGCTCTTATAAGCTTTAAGAAATACCCTGAGAGCAGGGAAAAAAACAATAGTGCATTAATAATAAATAAACCGGGATTATACATGAAATGCTCTTTTGTTTTAGCAAAATAGCCCATAAAACTTCCTGTACCCATAAACAATGGATTAAATAGCACTGCTTTAAGATCGGCTAAAAGATACACATAACATGATGAAGGGCTTTTGAGCAATAAGTAATGGGAGAAAACAGCCAAAATAAACCCGGAAATTATGAGATTCATAAATACAACTGTCTTGACAATGCCGCCGTAGCCGCTCTTTTTCAAAAATACAGCCGTTGTGAAAATAAAAAGACTAACAAGCATTGCCGTAAGAGACACTGAGATTTTAGTAAATCCATAAGCACCGCTATACAGAAGTGTAAGCTCCTCCGGCATTATAAAATTGTAGGAATTAAAAAGTAAAATTCCCATAGCAGCTGTATTTAAAACGCTCAGAGCAAACAACCAAAGCGGCAATTTCTCAGATTTTATATCCGGTGTTTCGAGCTCCTGCCGGTATAGAACAAAACATGCCAGCAGTGGAAACAAAAATGCCGCCAACACGTAGGCTTGCACTTTCGTCAGAATTGCCAACCCTGACAGTGTCCCGGCAATTACTAAACATACAGCTTTTGCACTTAACTTATGTGTTTTACCTGCAAGCAAAATAAAAAACACTCCGGCACTCAAATAAAAAACACTGTAAAGCTCACTTCTTATCATGCTGCTATGGTAAATAAACGACT
The Nitrospirae bacterium YQR-1 DNA segment above includes these coding regions:
- a CDS encoding universal stress protein, encoding MECIGDKERLLHFAGRRRILIAVDESISSKRAVSFICEMFRGVSGFTFILYNLVNLFDDDDFVCDLECNEFIKSAVKEKTKILEEYKSMLMESGIREEDIITKSEIRSEPTVAECILKEQRSAQCSAIVTGRRGISKREEFLMGSTSNRLVHLAKDCAVWVIE
- a CDS encoding DnaJ domain-containing protein, translating into MEVNNINRSLEVLGLDANAGPDEIKEAYKDLVKVWHPDRFVHDPKLQKKANDKLSEINEAYHCLKDYKKIETTTDEESLHPKAYAQKDGSATEHKEKKTAESGESGKTTVKAAKRADIYVLERQWARLLARVFDMYSLSMPCGFIAGAIIKNTFLESYIGQFFFTVLTITIMESVILAATGTTAGKYLLGIGLLNAKGKNLTFSEALSREFRVYVYGFTFGVPFICFYFMAKEYKLLKSTGTASWDNLLKLRVTYKEIEKKQIYKFVFLFILIMAAYTYGFDMLTK